A genomic segment from Andrena cerasifolii isolate SP2316 chromosome 7, iyAndCera1_principal, whole genome shotgun sequence encodes:
- the Ltv1 gene encoding LTV1 ribosome biogenesis factor, giving the protein MPKGKAKKFIDKKNSVTFQLVHRSQKDPLIADERAPQHVLVPTGDAQAAKHEKKKPEDDKRKEEQRKYGIYFDDDYDYLQHLKDVNCLTTEWERVESTSTSKKDDKKDAPKINLPSSVFASHVEEKVGLLNKAAPVTGLQLHLDPDLVAALDDDFDYEDPENQLEDNFMDLANAGDRDNELAEDEEDEEYEDDEEDDQASDVSSEEHMKLSDEERDEVCSLNGPQYSFKEEETKSRFTEYSMSSSVMRRNEQLTFLDNKFEKMYAVYDDNEIGALDCDEIEGYVAPNSDLVLQIAAEFEKQQNEDAENVAKLMKDRMKILETECDSSEDEHSLEKLVVDARQRDKWDCQSVISTYSNIYNHPKLIPEPKHPAKIKVDPRTGIPKNVLDGSSGKLTAKSLAQFNQQNESSESKRPQSIAETMKSTLSILSIRPKGETPDERKERKQALKEYRKERRIERKANTEAFKEEKKRQEKIVLNNRQNVQGNRIL; this is encoded by the exons ATG cCGAAAGGAaaagcaaagaaattcatcGACAAGAAGAATTCAGTAACATTTCAGTTAGTACATCGTTCGCAAAAAGATCCATTGATCGCCGATGAAAGGGCGCCTCAGCACGTTCTTGTGCCCACTGGAGATGCGCAAGCTGCTAAGCACGAGAAAAAGAAACCAGAGGATGACAAACGCAAAGAGGAGCAACGAAAATATGGCATATATTTTGATGACGATTATGACTATTTGCAGCATCTGAAAGATGTCAATTGTTTGACAACCGAATGGGAACGAGTTGAGTCTACAAGCACTTCGAAAAAGGATGACAAGAAGGATGCTCCGAAAATCAATTTACCATCTTCTGTGTTTGCTTCGCACGTCGAAGAGAAAGTTGGACTTCTTAATAAAGCGGCACCTGTAACGGGGCTGCAATTACATTTGGACCCAGATTTAGTAGCTGCGCTGGATGATGATTTTGATTATGAAGACCCAGAGAATCAATTGGAAGATAATTTCATGGATCTAGCTAATGCTGGTGATAGAGATAATGAGTTGGCAGAagatgaagaagatgaagaatacgaagacgacgaagaagacg ATCAAGCATCTGATGTTTCATCCGAGGAACACATGAAATTATCTGACGAGGAGCGAGATGAAGTGTGTAGCTTAAATGGCCCCCAGTATAGTTTTAAGGAGGAAGAAACAAAGTCACGATTTACAGAATATTCAATGAGCAGTAGCGTTATGAGGAGAAACGAACAACTGACCTTCCTcgataataaatttgaaaag ATGTATGCAGTGTACGATGACAATGAAATAGGTGCTTTAGATTGCGATGAAATTGAAGGGTACGTTGCACCCAATTCAGATTTAGTCCTTCAGATTGCGGCAGAGTTTGAGAAACAACAAAACGAAGAC GCAGAGAATGTCGCTAAACTCATGAAAgatagaatgaaaattttagaAACAGAGTGTGATAGTTCTGAGGATGAACATAGTTTAGAAAAGCTTGTTGTTGATGCGAGACAAAGGGATAAATGGGACTGCCAAAGTGTTATTAGTACATACAGCAATATTTACAATCACCCGAAGTTAATTCCCGAACCCAAG CATCCGGCAAAGATAAAAGTCGATCCAAGAACTggtattccaaaaaacgttttagATGGATCCTCTGGGAAACTAACTGCTAAAAGTTTAGCCCAGTTTAATCAGCAGAATGAAAGCTCTGAATCGAAGAGACCTCAGTCAATTGCAGAAACTATGAAATCAACTTTAAGCATATTAAGTATAAGACCAAAAGGAGAAACTCCCGACGAACGAAAGGAGAGAAAGCAGGCACTTAAGGAGTATAGAAAA